The following coding sequences lie in one Miscanthus floridulus cultivar M001 chromosome 9, ASM1932011v1, whole genome shotgun sequence genomic window:
- the LOC136480687 gene encoding vegetative cell wall protein gp1-like gives MRKKLCRSKTLGKAPRTHALKSYTRRSHAAPPLLSSRSHARPLPAPAPSHCLPPAAGPGPYHPLLPPARIRLLPPLAGTVPNPAPPSPPLLPPAASPGPSPPCPGSITPPRIRHLPPLTGTAPDPALLLPPWAGPSPGPSPPPSSSLPGAPPLPSSPAGVEGQGEL, from the coding sequence ATGAGGAAAAAACTTTGCCGatccaagacactcggcaaagccccacGCACCCACGCCCTAAAATCATACACCCGCCGGTCAcacgcggcccctcccctcctatCCTCCCGCTCACACGCGCGCCCTCTCCCAGCCCCCGCTCCCTCTCACTGcctcccgccggcggccggccctGGCCCCTACCATCCTCTCCTCCCGCCGGCCCGGATCCGCCTCCTCCCTCCTCTCGCCGGCACCGTCCCAAATCcggcccctccctcccctcctctcctcccgccggcggccagccctggcccctcccctccttgcccCGGATCCATCACGCCGCCCCGGATCCGCCACCTCCCTCCTCTCACCGGCACCGCCCCAGATCCGGCTCTACTCCTCCCGCCATGGGCCGGCCCTagccccggcccctcccctcccccttcttcttccctgccgggcgcccctcccctcccttcttcccctgcCGGCGTGGAGGGCCAAGGCGAGCTCTAG